A region from the Rheinheimera mangrovi genome encodes:
- a CDS encoding DUF1840 domain-containing protein, translated as MLVTFHSKDSAPVTLFGQVAVQLLHMMGHSGKVPGALYAEDVAKHLASLQEKMQYWPEESIMAKTGHSPDSSVSLHHRALPLIALLSSAVAGGNNVSWDKG; from the coding sequence ATGTTAGTAACTTTCCATTCCAAAGATTCAGCCCCTGTTACCTTATTTGGTCAGGTCGCAGTGCAACTGCTGCATATGATGGGGCACAGCGGTAAAGTGCCAGGCGCTTTATACGCTGAAGATGTAGCTAAACATTTGGCTAGCCTGCAGGAAAAAATGCAGTACTGGCCCGAAGAAAGCATTATGGCCAAAACCGGCCATTCCCCGGATTCCTCCGTCAGCTTGCACCACCGCGCTTTGCCATTAATAGCACTGCTTAGCAGCGCCGTGGCTGGGGGCAATAATGTAAGTTGGGATAAAGGGTGA
- a CDS encoding TorF family putative porin, with translation MRIFVSALSSVVLLLSQLVAAETANSTGSVLLISDYLYRGISQTDEGPALQGSLTLTTESGWYASAWGSNIKFGQGSMELDLSAGRSFAVAPDWTVDLGLMQYLYPKGDNSTDQFNFVEGYGKLLYKDWTFGLALTDDYFGTGVGKFWYLSADWNQQLTEQLQLQWHLGYNKFANALEFNSFLASASEDGSGYTDWGVKLNSTQLGLNWSVGYAGTSVSSSACSELCDNRLLISVGKSF, from the coding sequence ATGCGTATTTTTGTTTCTGCTCTGAGTTCTGTTGTGTTGCTATTAAGTCAGCTTGTTGCGGCTGAAACCGCTAATAGTACGGGCTCTGTGCTGTTGATTTCAGATTATTTATACCGTGGTATTTCACAAACCGATGAAGGTCCAGCGTTGCAGGGTAGCCTCACGTTGACCACCGAATCGGGTTGGTATGCCAGTGCCTGGGGTTCGAATATAAAGTTTGGTCAGGGCAGCATGGAGCTGGATCTTTCTGCTGGCCGCAGCTTTGCTGTTGCCCCGGACTGGACAGTGGATCTGGGCCTGATGCAATACCTTTACCCTAAAGGCGATAACAGCACAGACCAATTTAACTTTGTCGAAGGGTACGGCAAGTTACTCTACAAAGACTGGACTTTTGGTCTGGCACTGACCGACGATTATTTTGGCACCGGTGTGGGTAAATTCTGGTATTTAAGCGCGGATTGGAATCAGCAACTGACAGAGCAGCTGCAGCTGCAATGGCATCTGGGCTACAATAAGTTTGCTAATGCATTGGAATTTAACAGCTTTTTAGCTTCAGCCAGCGAAGATGGTTCTGGCTACACCGACTGGGGCGTTAAGCTAAACAGCACCCAGCTGGGTCTGAATTGGTCTGTGGGTTATGCCGGAACTTCTGTCAGCAGCTCAGCCTGCAGCGAACTTTGTGACAATCGCTTGCTTATCAGCGTCGGCAAAAGTTTCTAA
- the kdpC gene encoding potassium-transporting ATPase subunit KdpC, whose product MNTTSISRSGAVRAGSDAALSSQHAIWRPALGLAAVMLVTCGLVYSATVTALGGMLFPQQATGSLVMVDGKAVGSALIAQPFSGAKYFHGRPSSANTDPMATAGSNLAPSNPALRDRVAAESLVLTERYQVPATQLPVDLLASSGSGVDPHISPAAAALQLKRVAAARSIPTEMLGKLVEQHTEAPQWGIFGQPRVNVLLLNLALDKHFPLR is encoded by the coding sequence ATGAACACTACTTCAATTTCTCGTTCTGGAGCTGTCCGTGCTGGTTCTGATGCCGCCCTTTCGTCACAGCACGCCATCTGGCGTCCGGCTTTGGGTTTAGCCGCTGTGATGCTGGTGACTTGTGGTCTGGTCTATAGCGCCACTGTCACAGCTTTAGGCGGAATGTTATTTCCACAGCAAGCTACAGGCTCTTTAGTAATGGTTGATGGCAAAGCCGTTGGCTCTGCCTTAATAGCTCAGCCTTTTAGCGGCGCTAAGTATTTCCATGGTCGTCCAAGCAGCGCCAATACCGACCCCATGGCAACAGCAGGCAGTAACTTAGCTCCTTCCAATCCTGCTTTGCGTGACAGAGTCGCGGCAGAAAGCCTTGTACTGACAGAACGTTATCAGGTCCCTGCCACACAACTGCCAGTGGACTTACTGGCAAGCTCTGGCTCTGGTGTCGACCCGCATATTTCGCCTGCAGCTGCAGCTTTGCAGTTAAAGCGGGTGGCCGCTGCACGCAGCATCCCAACAGAGATGCTGGGTAAATTAGTAGAACAACACACAGAAGCGCCACAGTGGGGAATTTTTGGCCAGCCACGGGTCAATGTGTTGTTGTTAAATCTGGCGTTGGATAAACATTTTCCGCTGCGTTAA
- a CDS encoding DUF1840 domain-containing protein, with translation MLITFKSTASAPVQMFGHIALQLLELMGRQPKAPGALYAEDVAAALAQLQQGLALQATEQIPASADLQGDNPAAIPLRNRALPLIELMEAAVRAQKGVSWE, from the coding sequence ATGTTAATTACATTTAAATCCACCGCCAGCGCGCCAGTTCAGATGTTTGGTCATATCGCTTTGCAGTTGTTAGAGCTGATGGGCCGCCAGCCTAAAGCTCCGGGCGCCTTGTATGCTGAAGATGTCGCAGCGGCTTTGGCCCAACTGCAACAGGGGTTGGCGTTGCAAGCCACAGAACAAATACCGGCCTCTGCCGATCTGCAGGGAGACAATCCGGCAGCCATTCCGCTGCGTAACAGAGCCTTGCCACTTATTGAATTAATGGAAGCGGCAGTGAGGGCGCAAAAAGGCGTCAGTTGGGAGTAA
- a CDS encoding Ig-like domain-containing protein encodes MTVLSRVFSALLLLLPALLLSACGGSNKTEDATTITVGASTTSLDIGFPERFTTISATVRDADGELLRNATVQFSTNLGSFSATEVVTRTTAETGRGGSNDAGNGVAAVRLYPGQSAGSATVTAYVNGVQTTTTVTIAGTAAEPERPVPASISITASERAIFVAGVGQMESSTITVRLLTSTGGAAQDAPAGVNNVRVSFVTQPNGGEQLFGTQASGQLTQHNKSVEVATNNGVATLTLSSGQLPGVIELKAEALDNSGKDYNPTIQATSSTLSIASGPAHSIVFSYPVEAAIQNMGNGTYRRQGGLLVTDRYGNPVADGTVINLGVIDSVLLSNRAPQINYGFGSTVVDGNASTTVGSALLTDLSNALFQSANITRNNASRFIEAQDRVLIFNAQAADKSRFVATSPTQSSVLPVNKAFQNSATGLEYIVGASLLGAQVSGIDPDKAEPVSGQTVVRDGAASFYLTYPANVDSINAGCVDTSLERRFAPVGSAQVWVVAETSGNSATTIDNQMCFSSIRPASIISDSGSSSISGSTTLNLRLQDAGSVPLPYTSFDSTTTITQNLGAMTVVVGNCNSSTEKRTNRFGQCSLPITVTGGASNDSATITLQVPNGETFTITVRIP; translated from the coding sequence ATGACAGTGTTGTCACGAGTTTTCTCCGCTCTGCTTTTATTACTGCCTGCGCTGCTTTTATCTGCCTGTGGTGGTTCCAATAAAACTGAAGACGCCACTACTATTACAGTAGGTGCCAGTACAACCAGTCTGGATATTGGTTTCCCCGAGCGTTTCACTACGATTTCCGCCACTGTAAGGGACGCTGACGGCGAGCTTTTGCGAAACGCCACAGTGCAATTCAGTACTAACTTAGGCAGCTTTAGTGCTACAGAAGTAGTAACCCGCACAACAGCTGAAACTGGCCGAGGTGGTTCGAATGATGCAGGAAACGGTGTAGCTGCTGTTCGTTTATATCCGGGCCAAAGCGCTGGATCAGCGACGGTGACCGCTTATGTCAATGGTGTGCAGACCACTACGACTGTGACTATCGCTGGTACTGCTGCAGAACCAGAGCGGCCAGTACCTGCCAGTATTAGCATTACGGCCAGCGAACGCGCTATTTTTGTAGCTGGCGTAGGCCAAATGGAAAGCAGCACTATTACTGTGCGTTTACTTACATCTACTGGTGGTGCAGCACAGGACGCACCAGCAGGAGTAAATAATGTACGGGTTAGCTTTGTCACTCAGCCAAATGGTGGTGAACAGCTGTTTGGCACTCAGGCTTCAGGTCAATTGACACAACACAATAAAAGCGTGGAGGTGGCAACCAATAATGGTGTAGCAACCTTAACCTTAAGTTCAGGCCAGTTACCTGGTGTTATCGAACTGAAAGCAGAAGCGCTAGACAACAGCGGTAAAGACTACAATCCAACTATTCAGGCAACCAGTTCAACGCTGAGCATCGCCTCCGGTCCAGCTCATTCAATTGTATTTAGCTACCCTGTTGAAGCTGCTATTCAGAATATGGGAAACGGTACATACAGAAGACAAGGCGGGTTATTGGTGACCGATCGTTATGGCAACCCGGTAGCTGATGGTACTGTGATCAATTTAGGCGTCATTGATAGCGTGCTGCTATCAAATCGGGCACCACAGATTAATTATGGTTTTGGTAGTACAGTGGTTGATGGTAATGCTTCAACAACTGTAGGGTCTGCCTTACTGACTGATTTAAGCAATGCATTGTTTCAAAGTGCAAATATTACCCGGAACAATGCTTCTCGTTTTATTGAAGCTCAGGATCGGGTACTGATATTTAATGCTCAGGCTGCCGATAAAAGTCGCTTTGTTGCCACGTCACCCACTCAAAGCTCAGTGCTGCCAGTGAATAAAGCCTTTCAAAACTCAGCCACCGGACTTGAATATATCGTTGGTGCATCGTTATTAGGTGCTCAGGTTTCAGGCATAGACCCTGATAAAGCAGAACCTGTCAGCGGCCAGACTGTGGTCAGGGATGGAGCCGCAAGCTTTTATCTGACTTACCCTGCAAATGTGGACAGTATAAATGCTGGTTGCGTAGATACTTCACTTGAACGCCGTTTCGCGCCTGTCGGCTCTGCACAGGTTTGGGTTGTTGCAGAAACCAGCGGCAACAGTGCAACCACTATAGATAATCAAATGTGCTTCAGTTCTATCAGGCCTGCCAGCATAATCAGTGACTCAGGTAGCAGCAGCATTAGCGGCAGCACAACATTAAACCTGCGGCTGCAAGATGCAGGCTCAGTGCCTCTGCCTTATACAAGCTTTGATTCAACTACGACTATCACTCAAAATTTGGGCGCAATGACTGTAGTCGTAGGCAACTGTAATAGCAGTACGGAGAAGAGGACAAACAGATTTGGCCAGTGCAGCTTGCCCATTACCGTAACAGGGGGAGCTTCAAACGATTCAGCGACCATAACGCTGCAAGTTCCAAATGGAGAAACTTTCACTATTACTGTGAGAATTCCCTGA
- the kdpB gene encoding potassium-transporting ATPase subunit KdpB → MSNALAQASVQAFVKLQPQLAIKSPMMLVVWVGTVLALGMTANSVIKGQDYGFELASSLILFFTLWFANFAEAIAEARGRGQAASLKATRRDLTAQLLRESEEPIAVSASQLKAGDKVQVEAGQFVPADGEIILGVATINESALTGESAPVLREAGTDHSSVIAGTKVLNGTITVMVTAETGHSFLDKMISLVEGTNRQKTPNELALTVLLAALTLVFLIAVATLPAMAAFVGIELDLLMLIALVVCLIPTTIAGLLPAIGIAGMNRALAANVIAKSGKAVEVAGDIDTLLLDKTGTITFGDRQATAFFALPGVAQSELVRGAVLCSVQDPTPEGKSVVRLAQEQGVAAETLPDNAQFIPFSAQTRLSGVQLDSGEHWVKGAADAVKKWAQSRGLAVPNNLDPIVTKVAQQGATPLVVANQQRILGVIQLSDVIKPGVAERFAELRALGVRTIMVTGDNPITAGAIAAAAGVDDFVAEARPEDKLALIRREQALGRLVAMVGDGTNDAPALAQADVGLAMNSGTQAAKEAGNMVDLDSDPTKLLAVVEVGKQLLITRGALTTFSLANDVAKYFVIVPAVFAAAMPGIAALNFMQLPDPKMAVLSALIFNALIIPALIPLALKGVKIRAISAEKLLRNNMLIFGLGGVLLPFAAIKLIDVLLNWMF, encoded by the coding sequence ATGAGTAATGCCTTAGCTCAGGCCAGCGTACAGGCTTTTGTAAAACTACAGCCACAACTGGCGATAAAAAGCCCTATGATGCTGGTGGTATGGGTGGGTACAGTGCTGGCGCTTGGTATGACAGCCAATAGTGTCATCAAAGGCCAGGACTACGGCTTTGAACTGGCCAGCAGTCTGATCCTGTTTTTCACTTTATGGTTTGCTAACTTTGCCGAAGCTATAGCCGAAGCCCGTGGCCGTGGTCAGGCTGCCAGCTTAAAAGCCACCCGTCGTGATTTAACAGCCCAGTTGCTGCGTGAATCCGAAGAACCTATAGCGGTTTCCGCCAGTCAGCTGAAAGCCGGTGACAAAGTGCAGGTTGAAGCTGGCCAGTTTGTACCAGCAGACGGTGAAATTATCCTGGGGGTCGCCACTATCAATGAATCGGCCTTAACGGGCGAATCAGCTCCGGTGCTGCGTGAAGCTGGTACCGACCACTCAAGTGTGATTGCCGGTACCAAGGTATTGAACGGTACTATTACTGTGATGGTGACGGCAGAAACTGGTCATAGTTTCCTCGATAAAATGATCAGCCTGGTGGAAGGCACCAACAGACAAAAAACACCAAACGAGCTGGCGCTGACCGTGCTGTTAGCCGCGTTGACCTTAGTGTTCTTAATAGCTGTAGCAACTTTGCCTGCAATGGCCGCTTTTGTTGGGATCGAACTTGATCTGTTGATGTTAATAGCTCTGGTGGTCTGTTTAATTCCAACTACTATTGCCGGTTTATTACCTGCCATAGGTATTGCCGGTATGAACCGTGCTTTGGCTGCCAATGTGATTGCCAAGTCGGGTAAAGCTGTTGAAGTAGCGGGTGATATAGATACGTTATTACTGGATAAAACCGGCACCATCACTTTTGGTGACCGTCAGGCCACTGCGTTTTTTGCGCTGCCTGGTGTGGCTCAGTCTGAACTGGTGCGTGGTGCTGTGCTGTGCTCAGTACAGGATCCAACGCCTGAAGGTAAGTCTGTGGTACGTCTGGCGCAGGAGCAAGGTGTTGCGGCTGAAACTCTGCCAGACAATGCTCAGTTTATTCCATTCAGCGCTCAAACCCGGTTATCAGGTGTACAACTGGATAGCGGTGAACATTGGGTCAAAGGCGCTGCCGATGCGGTAAAAAAATGGGCGCAAAGCCGTGGTCTGGCTGTACCCAACAATCTGGACCCTATAGTCACCAAGGTGGCGCAACAAGGTGCGACGCCTTTAGTGGTGGCCAATCAACAACGTATTTTGGGTGTGATCCAGTTATCTGATGTGATTAAACCTGGTGTAGCTGAACGTTTTGCCGAGCTGCGTGCTTTAGGTGTGCGCACCATTATGGTCACAGGTGACAACCCTATTACGGCTGGCGCTATTGCCGCTGCTGCTGGTGTGGATGACTTTGTGGCTGAAGCCCGCCCTGAAGACAAGCTGGCGCTTATTCGCCGCGAGCAGGCTTTAGGTCGTTTAGTCGCCATGGTCGGTGATGGTACCAACGACGCGCCCGCTTTAGCTCAGGCAGACGTTGGCTTAGCCATGAACTCAGGTACTCAGGCCGCCAAAGAAGCGGGCAATATGGTGGATCTGGATTCAGACCCAACCAAGCTGCTGGCCGTGGTGGAAGTGGGCAAACAGTTGCTGATCACCCGTGGCGCTTTAACCACCTTCTCTTTAGCCAATGATGTCGCTAAGTACTTTGTCATAGTGCCAGCCGTTTTTGCGGCCGCTATGCCTGGTATTGCTGCTTTGAATTTTATGCAGCTGCCGGACCCAAAAATGGCGGTGTTATCTGCGCTGATTTTTAATGCGCTGATTATTCCGGCTTTAATTCCGCTGGCACTCAAAGGCGTAAAAATCCGTGCCATCAGTGCTGAAAAACTGTTACGCAACAATATGTTGATCTTCGGTTTAGGTGGGGTGTTATTGCCTTTCGCCGCGATCAAACTGATTGATGTTTTACTGAACTGGATGTTTTAA
- a CDS encoding sensor histidine kinase has product MVTDSRRQQADALLKNLQQQQGGQLKIFLGAAPGVGKTCAMLNAARERMQQGTAVMVGLVETHGRADTEALLQGFELLPRRQLDYQGQQLTEFDLDAAIAAKPALLLVDELAHSNIPGSRHKRRYQDIAELLAAGIDVYTTINVQHIASLNDLVLQISGIRVKETVPDQFIDSAQQLVFVDLAPNHLLERLQQGKVYVADYAALAVKQFFQLETLTALREMAMKLVMSHVDAQLKTEQDAKARGSDYLIQDKLLVLISNRRDHEYLIRIGRRVAEKRQMPWVVVWVDTGQMQYQSTQQRLQSAFALARELGAQTDILRGPSTLQTILPYITEHRINAVLVGAGTKRVLQPWRKPLYQQLINSGLPLEVSVYRSGESAQQARVSAPASGTFGQKAGYAFGAVFTAAASALALALDQWLQSGNLVLIFVLAVVLCGLKYGARPAIFTALLSFFSFNFFLTEPYFTFNVNKNDDVATLIFMLVIGITCGPAASRIRQQLLLLKEANRYSELQRDFAQQLTVIHQTDELWTILAAQLTQALRCPVHLVTLDQQEQQILPALNQPLLALDQAMIDWSRRHQQMAGRFSDTLNASQWTALPLLAQDKTVAVLLLQFPASQQVLRPDDRDLITTLSQQAVSVWQRISLNTELESSKLKAEMEQLRSALLSSVSHDLRSPLAAMMGSAESLQVLDQQLSKEDRNELLSTILLESQRLDRYIQNLLDMTRLGHGTLKLERDWVSVADIIGSAKQRLKRFFPQVDVDYEAAPDLPLLYAHAALLEQGLFNILENAAKYSPDGEPVRVWVSQQGKLCRIEIEDSGPGIPEALREKVFDMFYVVADGDSKRHNTGMGLAICRGMIGAHGGSVKASSARVGSGSRFIVELPLPETQAGD; this is encoded by the coding sequence GTGGTAACAGACTCCCGCAGACAACAAGCTGATGCGCTTTTAAAAAACCTGCAACAGCAGCAGGGTGGCCAGCTAAAGATCTTTTTAGGTGCTGCGCCTGGTGTAGGTAAAACCTGCGCCATGCTCAATGCCGCCCGCGAGCGTATGCAACAAGGCACAGCAGTGATGGTGGGGCTGGTGGAAACTCATGGCCGCGCCGACACAGAAGCGTTGTTGCAGGGTTTTGAGCTGTTACCACGGCGTCAGCTGGATTATCAGGGCCAGCAACTGACCGAATTTGATTTAGACGCAGCCATAGCCGCCAAACCTGCACTTTTGCTGGTGGACGAGCTGGCGCACAGTAATATTCCGGGCAGCCGGCATAAAAGGCGTTATCAGGATATTGCCGAGTTATTGGCCGCTGGCATAGACGTGTACACCACTATTAATGTGCAGCATATCGCCAGTCTGAACGATTTAGTGCTGCAAATCAGTGGCATACGCGTAAAGGAAACAGTGCCTGATCAGTTTATCGACAGCGCTCAGCAATTGGTGTTTGTCGATTTAGCGCCTAACCATCTGCTGGAGCGTTTACAGCAAGGCAAAGTTTATGTCGCCGACTATGCCGCTTTGGCGGTGAAGCAATTTTTCCAGCTGGAAACTTTAACAGCGCTGCGTGAAATGGCGATGAAGCTGGTGATGAGCCATGTCGATGCGCAGTTAAAAACCGAGCAGGACGCCAAAGCCCGTGGCAGTGATTATCTGATCCAGGATAAATTGCTGGTGCTGATCTCCAATCGCCGTGATCACGAATACCTGATCCGCATTGGCCGCCGGGTTGCCGAAAAACGTCAGATGCCCTGGGTTGTGGTTTGGGTTGACACAGGGCAGATGCAGTATCAGTCGACACAACAACGCTTGCAGTCGGCCTTTGCTCTGGCGCGTGAACTGGGCGCTCAGACCGATATTTTGCGTGGCCCCTCTACGTTACAGACTATTTTGCCTTATATCACAGAGCATAGGATTAACGCTGTATTAGTGGGGGCTGGCACTAAGCGTGTGCTGCAGCCCTGGCGTAAACCCTTGTACCAACAACTGATTAATAGCGGTTTGCCGTTAGAAGTGTCGGTGTATCGCTCTGGTGAATCGGCCCAACAAGCCAGAGTGTCAGCACCAGCTTCAGGCACCTTTGGCCAAAAAGCCGGTTATGCTTTTGGTGCAGTTTTTACCGCAGCCGCCAGTGCTTTGGCATTGGCTTTGGACCAATGGCTGCAAAGTGGCAATCTGGTGCTGATTTTTGTGTTGGCTGTAGTGCTTTGTGGTCTGAAATACGGCGCCCGCCCCGCTATTTTTACCGCTTTGTTGTCGTTTTTCAGCTTTAACTTTTTCCTGACCGAACCTTATTTCACCTTTAATGTGAATAAAAACGATGACGTCGCCACGCTGATTTTTATGCTGGTGATAGGTATCACTTGTGGCCCGGCCGCTTCGCGTATCAGGCAGCAATTATTGCTACTAAAAGAAGCCAACCGATACTCAGAATTACAACGGGATTTTGCCCAGCAACTGACCGTAATCCATCAAACCGATGAACTCTGGACCATTTTGGCGGCCCAGCTGACCCAGGCGCTGCGCTGCCCTGTACATCTGGTCACTCTGGATCAACAAGAACAACAGATACTGCCTGCACTGAATCAGCCATTGCTGGCCTTGGATCAGGCGATGATTGATTGGTCCAGACGGCATCAGCAAATGGCAGGGCGTTTCAGCGATACCCTTAATGCCAGCCAGTGGACTGCTTTGCCTTTGTTGGCTCAGGACAAAACTGTGGCTGTACTTTTGCTGCAATTTCCAGCCAGTCAGCAGGTGTTAAGACCGGACGACCGCGACTTAATCACTACGTTAAGCCAGCAGGCCGTCAGTGTCTGGCAGCGCATTAGCCTGAATACAGAACTGGAGAGCTCAAAACTCAAAGCCGAAATGGAGCAATTGCGTTCGGCTTTATTATCCTCTGTGTCGCACGATTTACGTTCACCGCTGGCGGCCATGATGGGTTCTGCCGAGAGTTTACAGGTACTGGACCAGCAGTTATCCAAAGAGGATCGGAATGAGCTGTTAAGCACTATTCTGCTGGAAAGTCAGCGGCTGGACCGATATATCCAGAACCTGCTGGATATGACGCGTTTAGGTCATGGCACCTTAAAGCTGGAACGTGATTGGGTGTCTGTCGCCGATATTATTGGCAGTGCCAAACAACGCTTAAAGCGCTTTTTCCCGCAAGTGGACGTGGACTACGAAGCTGCACCGGATTTACCTTTACTTTATGCCCATGCCGCTTTGCTGGAACAGGGGCTGTTTAATATTCTGGAAAATGCGGCTAAATACAGCCCGGATGGCGAGCCGGTGCGGGTGTGGGTCAGTCAGCAAGGCAAGCTCTGCCGCATTGAAATTGAAGACAGTGGCCCTGGTATTCCGGAGGCTCTGCGGGAAAAAGTCTTTGATATGTTTTATGTGGTGGCCGATGGCGACAGTAAAAGGCACAATACCGGCATGGGGCTGGCAATTTGTCGGGGCATGATTGGTGCGCACGGCGGCTCCGTGAAAGCCAGCTCAGCCCGTGTTGGTAGTGGTTCACGTTTTATTGTCGAATTGCCTTTGCCTGAAACCCAAGCAGGAGACTAA
- the kdpA gene encoding potassium-transporting ATPase subunit KdpA: MDVMLILALALLLAWLLGAYMTGIFSGQKHWSDKVFGPVENGIFKILGVKASEGMNWKSYGIAFLISNLVLGVIAFLLLMFQQVLPMNPDGIGPLSWDLALHTAVSFLTNTNQQHYSGQAQLSYLSQSFVIVTLQFVTPAMGLAICLAVLRGLMGGRNAKDAAEGEERDLGNYYQDTVRAVLRLMLPLAAVVALLLASQGVPSSYQASPTVPVLEQGQSSIDQLTEQKIPLGPVAAMVAIKQLGTNGGGWYGPNSSNPLENPTPVANAIETIALVLIPMAIVFMAGGLLRQRGFAKMSLAVMGFLSLLCVAAAIYSEQQPNAAFSGLAEQAGNMEGKEVRFGTDLSALWATLTTQTSNGSVNAMHDSLNPVAALVTRSGMLINAIWGGIGCGFVNFIVYVWIAVFIAGLMIGRTPEIFGRKLEKTEISWLGVLLVLPSAVILTFTAITVAIPAITGNSNPGLHGIAQVFYEYTSAFANNGSGFEGLGDNTPWWNISCVIVLLLGRYLPLLIPLLIAGLLAKKRQIPVSNGTLPLHNLTFAVTLVTVILILNFLSFLPSMVLGPIGEALELTSIAGDLK; this comes from the coding sequence ATGGACGTTATGTTGATTTTAGCTTTGGCTTTGCTGTTGGCATGGCTTTTGGGCGCTTATATGACCGGGATTTTCTCCGGTCAGAAGCATTGGAGTGACAAGGTGTTTGGTCCTGTTGAAAACGGGATCTTTAAAATTTTGGGCGTAAAGGCCAGCGAGGGCATGAACTGGAAAAGTTATGGTATAGCTTTTTTAATCAGTAACCTGGTGCTGGGTGTGATCGCCTTTTTACTGCTGATGTTCCAGCAAGTCTTGCCGATGAACCCGGATGGCATTGGTCCACTGAGTTGGGATTTGGCGCTGCATACGGCTGTGTCTTTTTTAACCAATACCAACCAGCAACACTATTCTGGTCAGGCTCAACTGAGTTATTTAAGCCAAAGTTTTGTTATTGTCACTTTGCAGTTTGTCACTCCAGCTATGGGTTTGGCGATTTGTCTGGCCGTATTACGTGGTTTGATGGGCGGTCGTAACGCTAAGGACGCAGCAGAAGGCGAAGAACGTGATTTAGGCAACTACTACCAGGACACAGTGCGTGCTGTGCTGAGGTTGATGCTGCCTTTAGCCGCTGTGGTGGCTCTGTTATTAGCCAGTCAGGGTGTGCCTTCCAGTTATCAGGCCAGTCCTACAGTGCCTGTACTGGAGCAAGGCCAATCTTCTATCGATCAACTGACTGAACAAAAAATCCCCTTAGGCCCTGTTGCCGCTATGGTCGCTATTAAACAACTGGGTACCAATGGTGGTGGCTGGTATGGCCCTAACAGTTCAAACCCGCTGGAAAACCCAACTCCTGTTGCCAATGCCATTGAAACCATAGCGCTGGTGTTGATCCCTATGGCTATTGTCTTTATGGCCGGTGGTCTGTTGCGTCAACGTGGTTTTGCCAAAATGTCTTTGGCTGTGATGGGCTTTTTAAGTTTGTTGTGTGTAGCTGCAGCCATTTACAGCGAACAGCAGCCAAATGCTGCCTTTAGTGGCTTAGCAGAGCAAGCAGGCAATATGGAAGGCAAGGAAGTGCGTTTTGGCACAGACCTGTCCGCGCTCTGGGCAACCCTTACCACTCAAACGTCCAATGGTTCAGTCAATGCCATGCACGACTCGCTAAATCCTGTGGCAGCTTTGGTGACCCGTTCTGGCATGCTGATCAATGCCATCTGGGGCGGTATTGGTTGTGGTTTTGTGAACTTTATTGTCTATGTCTGGATAGCGGTGTTTATTGCCGGTCTGATGATAGGCCGCACACCGGAAATCTTTGGCCGTAAGCTGGAAAAAACTGAAATCAGCTGGTTGGGTGTATTGCTGGTATTACCTAGTGCTGTGATTTTAACTTTTACCGCTATTACCGTGGCTATCCCAGCCATAACCGGCAACAGCAACCCTGGTTTGCACGGTATTGCCCAGGTGTTTTATGAATACACTTCAGCTTTTGCCAACAATGGTTCTGGTTTTGAAGGCTTAGGCGATAACACGCCGTGGTGGAATATCAGCTGTGTGATAGTGCTATTACTGGGCCGTTATTTACCGCTGCTGATCCCATTGTTGATTGCAGGTTTATTGGCGAAAAAACGTCAGATCCCGGTCAGCAACGGTACCTTACCTCTGCATAACCTGACCTTTGCTGTCACTTTGGTCACAGTGATTTTAATCCTGAATTTCCTGTCCTTTTTACCTTCTATGGTGCTGGGCCCAATCGGCGAAGCACTGGAATTAACTTCTATTGCAGGTGATTTAAAATGA